A stretch of Synechococcus sp. WH 8020 DNA encodes these proteins:
- a CDS encoding RNA recognition motif domain-containing protein, giving the protein MSIFVGNLPFRAEQEDIIELFSTYGEVTNCALPLERDTGRKRGFAFVEMSDEAAEASAIEALQGAELMGRPLRINKAEPRGSAPRRDFGGGGGNYGGGGRNYGGGGGGNYGGGGGNYGGGGGGERRSGASGWEDRSYGSGAPPAGGSAYDDGRTRRRRGGADDNSGGYGGAEG; this is encoded by the coding sequence GTGAGCATTTTTGTCGGCAATCTTCCGTTCCGCGCTGAGCAGGAAGACATCATTGAATTGTTCTCCACCTATGGAGAGGTCACGAATTGTGCCCTCCCTTTAGAGCGCGACACCGGTCGTAAACGCGGCTTTGCGTTTGTCGAAATGAGCGACGAAGCGGCCGAAGCATCGGCCATTGAGGCCCTTCAAGGTGCCGAGCTGATGGGCCGTCCCCTGCGCATCAACAAAGCTGAGCCCCGTGGCAGTGCCCCTCGTCGCGACTTCGGCGGTGGCGGTGGCAACTACGGCGGTGGTGGTCGCAACTACGGCGGCGGTGGTGGTGGCAACTACGGCGGTGGCGGTGGCAACTACGGCGGTGGCGGTGGTGGTGAGCGCCGCTCTGGTGCGAGCGGCTGGGAAGATCGCAGCTATGGAAGTGGAGCTCCTCCAGCAGGCGGCAGTGCCTACGACGATGGCCGTACCCGTCGCCGCCGTGGTGGAGCTGACGACAACAGTGGTGGCTATGGCGGTGCTGAAGGCTGA
- the dusA gene encoding tRNA dihydrouridine(20/20a) synthase DusA, protein MDSPLNPDREPAWRFSVAPMLDCTDRHFRMLMRQISKQSLLYSEMVVAQALHHSKRRERLLDFDAEEHPIALQVGGDDPALLADATRMAADWGYDEINLNVGCPSPRVQAGNFGACLMAEPQTVARCVEAMVAASTLPVTVKHRVGIDDLDSDDLLRRFVDQVAEAGALRFSVHARKAWLEGLDPKQNRTIPALQHDRVIALKESRPDLTIELNGGLDTPEDCLNALKHCDGAMVGRAAYAHPLRWRDIDSLIYGAVPRQVLASDVVLGLLPHAERHLQRGGRLWDLCRHLVQVVEAVPGARYWRNNLSTKAQKAGAGIEIIEQAAQQLLDAGL, encoded by the coding sequence ATGGATTCCCCACTCAACCCCGATCGGGAACCCGCCTGGCGCTTCAGTGTGGCACCGATGCTGGATTGCACTGATCGGCATTTCCGCATGCTGATGCGCCAGATCAGCAAACAAAGCCTCCTGTACAGCGAAATGGTGGTGGCGCAAGCTCTTCACCACAGCAAGCGCCGTGAACGGCTGCTGGACTTCGACGCAGAGGAACATCCAATAGCGCTACAGGTGGGGGGCGACGATCCTGCGTTACTGGCTGACGCCACGCGGATGGCAGCCGATTGGGGGTACGACGAGATCAACCTCAATGTGGGCTGCCCGAGTCCAAGGGTGCAAGCCGGAAATTTTGGAGCTTGTTTGATGGCAGAACCACAAACCGTGGCGCGTTGTGTGGAAGCGATGGTGGCGGCATCAACCCTTCCGGTCACGGTGAAACATCGCGTGGGTATTGATGATCTCGATAGTGATGACCTGCTCAGACGGTTTGTGGACCAAGTGGCTGAAGCTGGAGCCTTGCGTTTTTCCGTGCATGCCCGTAAGGCATGGCTTGAAGGATTAGATCCCAAACAAAACCGCACGATTCCTGCTCTTCAGCACGATCGAGTGATTGCTTTAAAAGAATCGAGGCCAGATCTCACCATCGAATTAAATGGTGGGCTCGATACCCCTGAGGATTGCCTCAACGCCCTAAAACACTGCGATGGGGCGATGGTGGGACGGGCGGCCTATGCCCACCCACTGCGCTGGCGTGACATCGACAGCCTGATCTACGGCGCCGTTCCCCGCCAAGTGCTGGCCTCCGATGTGGTGCTTGGACTGCTTCCCCATGCCGAACGTCATCTTCAACGAGGGGGAAGACTTTGGGATCTATGCCGCCATCTCGTCCAGGTTGTGGAAGCAGTGCCCGGAGCAAGATATTGGCGCAACAATCTCAGCACCAAAGCTCAAAAAGCTGGTGCTGGGATTGAAATCATTGAGCAAGCAGCCCAGCAACTGCTTGATGCCGGGCTCTAA
- the msrB gene encoding peptide-methionine (R)-S-oxide reductase MsrB, with protein sequence MTTSMQPWLLSRRSMLLASIAGMVGVLRAPDQVFAASKAGEAAWDLSDEEWKQRLSPEAYQVLRQEGTERPFTSPFNNEKREGTYHCAGCDLPLFASTAKFDSGTGWPSFWQPLPGGVETKVDFKLILPRTEYHCRRCGGHQGHVFNDGPRPTGKRYCNNGVALRFQPTA encoded by the coding sequence ATGACGACTTCGATGCAGCCTTGGTTGTTGAGCCGACGTTCGATGCTTTTGGCCTCGATTGCTGGGATGGTGGGAGTCTTGAGAGCCCCTGATCAAGTGTTTGCTGCTTCTAAGGCCGGTGAGGCAGCTTGGGATCTCAGCGATGAGGAATGGAAACAACGTCTGTCGCCTGAGGCCTACCAGGTGTTGCGTCAGGAAGGCACGGAACGACCATTCACCAGTCCGTTTAACAACGAAAAACGCGAGGGCACTTACCACTGCGCCGGTTGCGACCTTCCGTTGTTTGCTTCCACCGCCAAGTTTGATAGCGGTACCGGTTGGCCCAGTTTTTGGCAGCCCCTTCCTGGCGGTGTGGAGACAAAAGTAGATTTCAAATTAATTCTTCCTCGCACTGAATATCACTGCAGACGCTGCGGTGGGCATCAGGGCCATGTTTTTAATGACGGTCCCCGACCGACGGGTAAGCGCTACTGCAACAACGGAGTCGCCTTGCGTTTCCAACCCACGGCATGA
- a CDS encoding NAD(P)/FAD-dependent oxidoreductase: MTVPDRRVSATATTESPCVSNPRHDLIVIGGGPAGFMAAITAAERGVRDVLILEATPDVLTKVRISGGGRCNVTHACWDPAELATHYPRGSKPLRGPFSQFACGDSIAWFDEHGLTLVEESDGRMFPQQNRSEAVVECLRRAALAAGVKIQCGSAVRELSCSAGGGFQLCDQRSALHHTKRVLLASGGHPSGRRLAQDLGHTIVPPVPSLFSLKVQAPALTACSGIALDDVSLDLKVGDQRFREKGRVLITHRGVSGPAVLRLTAFAARALHASRYQGELRVDWSGGLGPERVRQRLQEARREQARRMLVAAKPFEHLPRRLWLAFLTQAGVDGERRWADLSAKAERNLVEILCAQRLSVQGRGPFGEEFVTAGGVDLGEVNLATMESRRCAGLYLAGELLDVDGVTGGFNFQACWSGGWLAGKAIAAALAPVDGPS, encoded by the coding sequence ATGACGGTCCCCGACCGACGGGTAAGCGCTACTGCAACAACGGAGTCGCCTTGCGTTTCCAACCCACGGCATGACCTGATCGTGATCGGTGGTGGGCCTGCCGGTTTTATGGCAGCGATCACCGCTGCCGAACGAGGGGTTCGTGATGTTCTGATCTTGGAGGCGACCCCAGACGTGCTCACAAAAGTGCGCATCAGTGGTGGTGGTCGTTGCAACGTCACCCACGCTTGCTGGGATCCGGCCGAACTTGCCACCCACTACCCCCGGGGAAGCAAACCGTTGCGGGGTCCCTTTAGCCAGTTTGCGTGCGGGGATTCGATTGCTTGGTTCGATGAGCACGGACTCACGCTTGTTGAAGAGTCCGACGGACGCATGTTTCCCCAGCAGAATCGCTCAGAGGCGGTGGTGGAGTGCCTGAGGCGGGCTGCGTTAGCTGCAGGGGTGAAGATCCAGTGCGGTTCCGCTGTGCGTGAACTCAGCTGCTCTGCTGGTGGTGGCTTTCAACTTTGCGATCAACGCTCTGCCCTTCATCACACCAAGCGGGTGTTGCTAGCCAGTGGTGGCCATCCCAGTGGACGACGTCTGGCTCAGGATCTAGGTCACACGATTGTGCCGCCGGTGCCGTCACTGTTCAGCTTGAAAGTGCAGGCTCCTGCTTTGACCGCGTGCAGCGGTATTGCCCTGGATGATGTGAGCTTGGATTTAAAGGTTGGCGATCAGCGCTTTCGTGAGAAGGGCCGGGTGCTGATTACCCATCGGGGTGTGAGCGGGCCTGCGGTCTTGCGGCTCACCGCATTTGCAGCGCGGGCCCTCCATGCCAGTCGTTACCAGGGTGAGTTGCGAGTGGATTGGAGTGGTGGATTAGGGCCTGAGCGTGTTCGGCAGAGGTTGCAAGAGGCGCGGCGTGAGCAGGCGCGACGCATGCTGGTGGCGGCTAAGCCTTTTGAGCATCTGCCGCGGCGTCTTTGGCTTGCCTTCTTGACGCAGGCGGGAGTGGATGGAGAGCGGCGTTGGGCGGATCTTTCCGCAAAGGCGGAACGCAATTTGGTGGAGATCCTCTGCGCTCAGCGTTTATCGGTCCAGGGCCGCGGCCCGTTCGGGGAAGAATTTGTCACCGCTGGTGGCGTTGATCTGGGCGAGGTGAATTTGGCAACGATGGAAAGTCGGCGTTGCGCTGGGTTGTACTTAGCAGGTGAATTATTGGATGTGGATGGGGTCACTGGAGGCTTTAATTTCCAGGCCTGTTGGAGCGGCGGCTGGCTTGCGGGTAAAGCGATTGCTGCAGCATTGGCTCCTGTTGATGGGCCGTCATAA
- a CDS encoding type II secretion system F family protein translates to MVSFTATYTTATGQPRTVTVKANDAVSARRLLRRRGIKAEELRQDTDKGKDKTKAKGAGASSSAGWLSMDLGEAFQKPPGVKEKAIWASKLAALVDAGVPIVRSLDLMATQQKLPMFKKALTSVGLEVNQGTAMAAAMRQWPKVFDQLTIAMVEAGEAGGVLDESLKRLAKLLEDNARLQNQIKGALGYPVAVLVIAILVFLGMTIFLIPTFAGIFEDLGAELPLFTQLMVDLSALLRSSASLVFAGILMIGAWLIGRYYNTHKGRRVLDKVILKLPLFGDLIMKTATAQFCRIFSSLTRAGVPILMSMEISSETAGNSIISDAILDSRTLVQEGVLLSAALTRQKVLPDMALSMLSIGEETGEMDRMLSKVADFYEDEVSTSVKALTSMLEPAMIVVVGGIVGSILLAMYLPMFTVFDQIQ, encoded by the coding sequence ATGGTCTCTTTCACCGCCACTTACACCACAGCCACAGGCCAACCGCGAACGGTCACGGTCAAAGCCAACGATGCTGTTTCGGCCCGCCGTCTGCTGCGGAGGCGCGGAATTAAAGCGGAAGAGCTTCGCCAAGACACAGACAAAGGAAAAGACAAAACCAAGGCCAAAGGCGCAGGTGCAAGCTCATCAGCAGGGTGGTTGTCGATGGATCTGGGAGAAGCGTTCCAGAAACCACCAGGGGTGAAAGAGAAAGCCATTTGGGCCAGCAAGCTGGCCGCGCTCGTGGATGCAGGGGTCCCAATTGTGCGCAGCCTCGATCTCATGGCCACGCAGCAAAAATTGCCGATGTTTAAAAAAGCTCTCACCAGCGTGGGACTCGAGGTGAATCAGGGCACGGCGATGGCAGCAGCGATGCGCCAATGGCCCAAGGTCTTTGACCAACTCACCATCGCCATGGTGGAGGCTGGCGAAGCGGGCGGTGTTTTGGATGAATCCCTCAAACGCCTCGCCAAGTTGCTGGAAGACAACGCCCGACTCCAAAACCAAATCAAAGGTGCCCTGGGTTACCCCGTAGCCGTGCTGGTGATCGCCATTTTGGTGTTTTTAGGAATGACGATCTTTTTGATTCCCACTTTCGCGGGAATCTTTGAAGACCTCGGAGCCGAATTGCCATTATTTACGCAATTAATGGTGGATTTAAGCGCCTTACTCCGCTCCTCCGCTTCACTCGTATTCGCTGGAATTCTCATGATTGGCGCCTGGTTAATCGGCCGTTATTACAACACCCACAAAGGCCGCAGAGTGCTCGACAAAGTAATCCTCAAGCTGCCGTTGTTTGGTGATCTCATCATGAAAACTGCCACGGCTCAATTTTGCAGAATCTTCAGCTCACTCACGCGCGCTGGTGTTCCAATCCTGATGTCCATGGAGATCTCCAGTGAAACTGCTGGCAACTCGATCATCTCTGACGCGATTCTGGACTCACGCACCCTGGTTCAGGAAGGAGTATTGCTCAGCGCAGCCTTGACCCGCCAAAAGGTTTTGCCTGACATGGCGCTGAGCATGCTCTCCATTGGGGAGGAAACGGGCGAAATGGATCGAATGCTGAGCAAAGTTGCCGACTTTTATGAAGACGAAGTCTCAACCTCGGTAAAGGCACTCACCTCGATGCTGGAGCCAGCCATGATCGTTGTTGTTGGAGGAATCGTTGGTTCAATCCTTTTAGCGATGTACCTACCGATGTTTACGGTATTTGATCAGATTCAGTAA
- a CDS encoding type IV pilus twitching motility protein PilT: MELMIEDLMEQLVNGGGSDLHIASGQPPYGRFSGELRPMQEEPLSEEGCNRLIFSMLNNSQRKTLEQTWELDCAYGLKGVARFRVNVYRQKGSYAACLRALGSKIPSIQLLNLPPVVVETSKRPRGLVLVTGPTGSGKTTTLAALLDHINHTRAEHILTIEDPIEFVYTSDLSLVHQRQLNEDTRSFANALRAALREDPDVILVGEMRDLETIQLAISAAETGHLVFGTLHTSSAAQTVDRMVDVFPPGQQTQIRVQLSGSLTAVFSQTLCRRQNPAPGQFGRVMAQEIMINTPAIANLIREGKTAQLYSQIQTGGELGMQTLERALANLIDQGEISLDEGQSKASKPAELERLMNT, translated from the coding sequence ATGGAACTAATGATCGAAGACTTAATGGAACAGCTGGTGAACGGAGGCGGAAGCGACCTCCACATCGCCAGCGGACAGCCGCCTTACGGCCGCTTCAGTGGCGAACTGCGGCCGATGCAGGAAGAACCGCTCAGTGAAGAAGGCTGCAACCGCCTGATCTTTTCCATGCTTAATAACAGCCAACGCAAAACACTCGAACAAACGTGGGAGCTGGATTGTGCCTATGGCCTAAAAGGGGTCGCGCGTTTTCGCGTGAATGTGTACCGGCAGAAAGGCAGCTATGCCGCCTGCTTGCGTGCTCTTGGAAGCAAAATCCCCAGCATTCAGCTGTTGAATCTGCCTCCAGTCGTGGTGGAAACCAGCAAACGCCCCCGGGGTCTTGTCCTGGTCACGGGTCCGACTGGCTCCGGCAAAACGACCACGCTCGCAGCGCTTCTCGATCACATCAACCACACGCGGGCTGAGCACATCCTCACCATCGAAGACCCGATTGAATTCGTCTACACCAGTGATCTCAGCTTGGTGCATCAACGCCAACTCAACGAAGACACGCGCAGTTTTGCCAACGCTCTGCGCGCTGCTCTACGAGAAGACCCAGACGTGATTTTGGTGGGTGAAATGCGTGATCTTGAAACGATTCAACTGGCGATCAGTGCTGCAGAGACAGGGCATTTGGTGTTTGGAACGTTGCACACCAGTTCTGCAGCCCAGACGGTGGATCGGATGGTGGATGTGTTTCCACCTGGCCAGCAAACCCAGATCCGCGTGCAACTCTCAGGAAGCCTGACTGCGGTGTTCTCTCAAACGCTCTGCCGACGCCAAAATCCTGCCCCTGGGCAATTCGGTCGCGTGATGGCACAAGAAATCATGATCAACACGCCAGCCATCGCCAATTTGATCCGCGAAGGCAAAACAGCTCAGCTGTATTCCCAAATTCAAACCGGCGGCGAGCTCGGCATGCAAACCCTGGAAAGAGCCCTTGCCAATCTGATTGATCAGGGTGAAATCAGCCTTGATGAAGGACAAAGCAAAGCCAGCAAACCCGCGGAACTGGAACGCCTGATGAACACCTGA